In the Choloepus didactylus isolate mChoDid1 chromosome 5, mChoDid1.pri, whole genome shotgun sequence genome, one interval contains:
- the LOC119535146 gene encoding olfactory receptor 9A4 — protein sequence MLENHSSATEFYLLGFPGSEEIHHILFATFFFLYSVTLMGNTVIIMIVCVDKRLHSPMYFFLGHLSVLEILVTTIIVPIMLWGLLLPGMQKISFSACVAQLFLYLSVGTTEFAILGAMAVDRYVAVCNPLRYIIIMNSRTCNLVVILSWVFGFLFQIWPVYATFQVTYCKSNVVNNFFCDRGQLLKLSCDDTLFIEFILFLMAVFVLFGSLIPIIVSYTYIISTILKIPSVSGRRKAFSTCASHFTCVVIGYGSCLFLYVKPKQTQAADYNRVVSLMVSVVTPFLNPFIFTLRNDKVIEALWDGAIHCCHLFRN from the coding sequence ATGTTGGAAAATCACTCTAGTGCCACTGAATTTTATCTCCTTGGCTTCCCTGGCTCTGAAGAAATACACCATATTCTTTTTGCTACCTTCTTCTTCTTATACTCAGTGACATTAATGGGAAATACAGTTATCATCATGATTGTCTGTGTTGACAAACGTCTGCATTCCCCCATGTATTTCTTTCTTGGTCACCTTTCTGTCCTGGAGATCCTGGTCACAACCATTATTGTCCCCATTATGCTCTGGGGATTGCTGCTTCCTGGGATGcagaaaatatctttttctgCATGTGTTGCCCAACTCTTCCTCTACCTTTCCGTGGGGACCACAGAGTTTGCAATACTGGGAGCAATGGCTGTGGACCGTTATGTGGCTGTGTGCAACCCTTTAAGGTACATCATCATTATGAACAGCCGCACCTGCAACTTGGTGGTGATTTTGTCATGGGTGTTTGGGTTCCTTTTTCAAATTTGGCCTGTCTACGCCACGTTTCAGGTTACCTACTGCAAATCAAATGTGGTGAACAATTTTTTTTGTGACAGAGGGCAATTGCTCAAACTCTCCTGTGATGATACTCTTTTCATAGAGTTCATCCTCTTTTTAATggctgtttttgttctttttggttCTTTGATCCCTATAATTGTCTCCTACACCTACATCATCTCCACCATCCTCAAGATCCCCTCAGTTTCTGGCCGGAGGAAAGCCTTCTCTACTTGTGCCTCCCACTTCACCTGTGTCGTGATTGGCTATGGCAGCTGCTTGTTCCTCTATGTGAAACCCAAGCAAACACAGGCAGCTGATTACAATCGGGTAGTTTCCTTGATGGTTTCAGTTGTGACACCTTTCCTCAACCCTTTCATCTTCACCCTCCGGAATGACAAAGTCATAGAGGCCCTTTGGGATGGGGCAATACACTGCTGTCATCTATTTAGGAACTAG